The following proteins are co-located in the Fusobacteria bacterium ZRK30 genome:
- the pepF gene encoding oligoendopeptidase F, giving the protein MKKRILILTGILALGIASHLYMNQNYIKKEKKITLKKVEEKKVKVEEKKVETEEAAIKVENKYKWNLKDIYSDWSLWEKDFIQMEKMMDKINEYKGEISKNPETFIEFLKLQEKVDILSYKVYLYPNMKKDLNGADQKAGENLQRIITLFSQYSTSTAWVTPEILTIPRKIMASWIDKNEDLKPYEFNLMELYRLQGHILDAKSEKLISYYGQYQGAPKSIYSELSTTDIKFGEVEFKDGTTLPMTYGNYSKIMATNLDQGERKKAFDTHYKTFEDYKNTYGAIYRSSLQRDFAVAQTRNYNSTLEAALEKNNIPTSVYENLIEVAKTNSEPLKRYARLRKKILGLESYHSYDGSIPLVDFQKEYEYDDAKQYVYDSIAPLGKDYSNKMETAISDGWIDVYESKGKRSGAYSVGVYGVHPYMLMNYNKTLDNVFTLAHELGHTMHTLLSSENQPFATHDYTIFVAEVASTFNERLLLDHMLKNTKDPKEKIALLQQAIRGITGTFYFQSLLADYELQAHRLVEEGEPVTPDVLSEIMAELFKEYYGDSTETDKIMEVLWARIPHFFNSPYYVYQYATCFASSSVFYDRITNESYSAKERGEALEKYLTLLKSGGNDNPMNQLKKAGVDLSKRETVEAVTKDLDKLLDQLEEEINKLN; this is encoded by the coding sequence ATGAAGAAAAGGATTTTAATATTAACTGGAATTTTGGCACTGGGGATAGCAAGTCATCTCTATATGAATCAAAATTATATAAAAAAAGAAAAAAAGATAACTTTAAAAAAAGTGGAGGAAAAGAAAGTCAAAGTAGAAGAAAAAAAAGTCGAAACTGAGGAGGCAGCAATAAAAGTGGAGAATAAATATAAATGGAATTTAAAGGACATATATAGTGACTGGTCCCTGTGGGAGAAAGATTTTATCCAAATGGAAAAAATGATGGATAAGATCAATGAATATAAGGGGGAAATATCTAAAAACCCTGAAACCTTTATAGAATTTTTAAAATTACAGGAAAAGGTAGATATCTTATCCTATAAGGTTTATCTGTATCCTAATATGAAAAAAGATTTAAATGGAGCAGATCAAAAAGCCGGGGAAAATCTACAGCGTATTATAACACTATTTAGTCAATATAGTACTTCTACAGCTTGGGTAACTCCAGAGATTTTGACAATTCCAAGAAAAATCATGGCCAGCTGGATAGATAAGAATGAAGATTTAAAACCATATGAATTTAATTTGATGGAACTATATCGTCTCCAGGGACATATATTAGATGCAAAATCAGAAAAACTGATCTCCTATTACGGTCAGTATCAGGGAGCTCCTAAGAGTATATATTCGGAGTTATCTACTACCGATATTAAATTTGGTGAAGTAGAATTTAAAGACGGAACTACACTACCTATGACCTATGGAAATTATAGTAAAATAATGGCAACTAATCTGGATCAAGGGGAAAGAAAGAAGGCGTTTGATACCCACTATAAAACTTTTGAAGATTATAAAAATACCTATGGTGCAATCTATAGAAGTTCACTACAGCGGGATTTTGCAGTGGCTCAAACAAGAAATTATAACTCTACCTTAGAAGCTGCTCTGGAGAAAAATAATATCCCCACTTCGGTATATGAAAATTTAATAGAGGTTGCTAAAACAAATAGTGAACCATTGAAGAGATATGCCAGACTTCGAAAAAAAATTCTGGGATTAGAAAGTTACCATAGTTATGATGGTTCGATTCCATTGGTTGATTTTCAAAAGGAATATGAATATGATGATGCAAAACAATATGTATACGACTCTATAGCTCCCTTAGGGAAAGATTATAGTAATAAAATGGAAACAGCAATAAGTGACGGCTGGATCGATGTATATGAAAGTAAAGGTAAGAGGAGTGGTGCATACTCTGTAGGTGTATATGGTGTCCATCCATATATGCTCATGAACTATAATAAGACTTTGGATAATGTATTCACACTGGCTCATGAATTAGGCCATACGATGCATACCCTTCTTTCCAGTGAAAATCAGCCATTTGCAACTCATGACTATACTATCTTTGTAGCTGAAGTAGCTTCTACATTTAATGAGAGGCTCTTACTTGATCATATGCTGAAAAATACCAAAGACCCCAAGGAAAAGATCGCGCTGCTGCAACAAGCCATCAGAGGGATAACTGGAACATTTTATTTCCAATCCCTTTTGGCAGATTATGAGCTCCAGGCACATAGGTTAGTGGAAGAGGGGGAACCTGTAACGCCAGATGTACTGAGTGAAATTATGGCAGAGTTATTCAAAGAATATTATGGAGATTCAACAGAAACTGATAAGATAATGGAAGTTTTATGGGCTAGGATACCACATTTCTTTAATTCACCTTATTATGTATACCAATATGCAACTTGTTTTGCTTCATCGTCGGTATTTTATGACAGGATAACCAATGAGAGTTATAGTGCGAAGGAGAGGGGAGAGGCACTGGAAAAATACCTTACTCTTTTAAAATCAGGAGGTAATGACAACCCTATGAATCAATTGAAAAAAGCAGGGGTAGACCTGTCTAAGAGGGAGACAGTAGAAGCTGTTACTAAAGATTTAGATAAACTTTTAGATCAATTAGAAGAGGAGATAAATAAACTTAATTAA